A stretch of DNA from Bacillus alveayuensis:
TGGATCATCACTCCTTTCATGATTGTGGCGATTATCTCGTCTCTAATTGGAAATATGATTCAAGTCGGGTTTATATTTTCAACTGAACCATTGAAAATGAAATTAAATAAAATAAATCCGATTCACGGATTCCAACGTATTTTCTCTCTTCGGGCTATTGTCGAACTTTTAAAATCGATGGTCAAAATTTCATTTATCGGTGCTGTGACATTTTTCGTCTTATGGTTTCGTTTCGATGAGATTTTAACCCTTCCGAACATGTCAGTTGAAGATGCGTTTTTATTTCTTTCAAAACTTACTTTACAAATGGGTTTGTTCGCTTCAGGCGCTTTATTACTTCTTTCCATCTTTGATTATCTTTATCAAAAATATGACTTTGAAAAAAATATTCGAATGTCAAAACAAGATATAAAAGATGAACAAAAGAAAATGGAGGGAGATCCTTTAATCAAGTCTCGCATTAAACAGCGGCAGCGGGAAATAGCGATGAGAAGGATGATGCAAGATGTCCCGAAAGCTGATGTTGTTATTACAAATCCAACTCATTATGCTGTTGCCTTAAAATATGATCCCAAAAAAATGGATGCACCATACGTTTTGGCAAAAGGGACCGATTTTTTAGCGCAAAAAATAAAGCAAATTGCAAATCAGCATGATGTCGTCACAGTGGAAAATCGCCCTCTTGCCCGATCATTATATGATCAAACGGAAATAGGGGAGGCCATTCCTGAACAGTTTTTTAAAGCAGTAGCAGAAATTATCGCTTATGTTTATCGTTTAAAACAAAAAGTGTAACCATCGTTAGGAGAGATGATCACATGCAAGCAAGAGATTTATCTGTATTAATTAGTGTTATTTTAATTGTCGCTATGTTAATTATCCCATTTCCATCATGGATGTTGAGCTTATTGATCATCATCAACATCTCTCTTGCCTTGTTGGTCCTCCTTACTTCTATGAATATGCAAGAACCATTACAGTTTTCCATCTTTCCTTCTTTACTATTATTGTTAACATTGTTTCGCTTAGGCTTAAACGTATCGACGACTAGGTCCATTTTATCAAGGGGTGAAGCTGGTAAAGTAGTTGAAACATTTGGGACGTTTGTTGTAGGTGGAAATGTTTTAGTAGGATTTGTTGTCTTTTTAATTTTGATTATTATTCAATTTATTGTCATAACAAAAGGTTCTGAACGTGTTTCCGAAGTGGCTGCCCGTTTTACGTTAGATGCGATGCCAGGAAAACAGATGAGTATTGATGCCGATTTAAATGCAGGAATCATTTCTGAAGAGGAAGCGAAAAAACGACGTGAAAAAGTAGCTCGGGAAGCTGATTTCTATGGAGCAATGGATGGTGCTAGCAAGTTTGTCAAGGGTGATGCGATTGCCGGTATTGTTATCGTCCTAATCAATATTATTTTCGGTATTATTATCGGCATGATTCAACAAGATTTAAATTTACAAGAAGCGGCATCACGTTATACGTTGTTAACCGTTGGGGATGGCATTGTCAGTCAAATTCCCGCTTTGTTAATTTCAACGGCTACAGGTATTGTTGTCACAAGGGCGGCATCTGATGGAAATTTAGGCAGTGATATTACGAAACAGCTTTTTGCTTATCCAAAAATGCTTCTAGTTGCTGCTATTACGATATTGCTGCTCGGAATTGTCACACCGATTGGAATTGTGTTAACGCTGCCGATATCCGTATTATTAGCTCTTTTAGGATATTCGTTTATACAATCGCAAAAAGTGGATGATAAGGAAGAAGATGAGATCAATGAAGAACAAGAAATAAACGAGATGAAAAGCCCGGAACAAATTATGAATTTAATTGAACTAGACCCCATTGAATTTGAATTTGGATATGGTCTCATTCCGTTAGCCGATGCGAATCAAGGGGGAGATTTACTTGATCGTATTGTCATGATTAGACGACAAATAGCGATTGAGCTGGGTATGGTCATTCCTGTTGTTCGCATTCGCGATAATATTCAGCTAAAACCGAATGAATACCGTTTGAAAATAAAGGGAAACGAAGTCGGAAGAGGAGAGCTCTTGCTAGATCATTATTTAGCGTTAGGTCCTGGAATTGAAGAAGATTCCATCGAAGGGGTCGATACGAAAGAACCTTCTTTTGGCCTATCAGCTAAATGGATTAGCGAAGAATTGAAAGATCAAGCAGAGATGTTCGGTTATACCGTTGTTGATCCCCCTTCGGTAGTATCAACACATATTACGGAATTGCTGAAGAAACATGCTCATGAGTTATTAGGGCGTCATGAAACGAAACAGTTAGTGGATCATTTAAAGGAGAATTATCCAATTTTAGTCGAAGAAGTAACTCCGAATCCTCTTTCAATTGGCGATATTCAAAAGGTTTTAGCGAAATTGTTAAAAGAAAAAGTGTCGATCCGAAATTTACCGGTTATTTTTGAAACGTTAGCAGATTACGGAAAACTAACAACGGATACAGATTTATTGACGGAATATGTTCGCCAAGCATTAGCAAAACAAATTACTAGTCAATATACGAAAGAAAAAGAGCCATTAAAAGTGATAACGCTCTCTGGACAAGTAGAAAAAATCATTGCTGATGGCGTACATCAAACGGAGCATGGAAATTATTTATCGCTAGATCCTGGCCAATCCCAAGGAATCGTTGAGTCCATTGCGAAAAATGTTGAACATTTATCGATGAACGATGTGAATCCCGTTATTCTTTGTTCACCAGCAGTTCGAATGTATGTCCGACAATTGATTGAACGTTATTTACCGGACGTTCCTGTATTATCCTATAACGAGCTTGAAGCAAACGTAGAAGTTCAAAGCATCGGGGTGGTGAATATTTCATGATAATAAAAAAATACAAGGCACCAACAATGCAAGAAGCCATGAAACAAATTCGTGTTGAGCTAGGTCAAGATGCCGTGATTTTAAACTCGAAAATTGTTTATTCGGGAGGTTTTTTTGGCTTATTTAAAAAGAAAAATGTTGAAGTCATCGCAGGAGTTGATGAAGCCGTACAAAGCAATGCTCAAAAAGAAAGGCAGCCAAGCACATTAAAGGATGAAATGCTACCATTATTTAAAGAAATAAAAGAAATGAAGCAATCCATTCAATCTTTGCAAATAGAAGGGGAGAAATTATATCCAAAAGAACTCATGTTGGTTGATCTTCAATTAAAGGAAGCAGGATTTCATTCGGCGATCCGAAGCGAATTAATGTCGTCTTTAATGGAAACTTATTTCTTAAGCCGAAAAAATATGACGGAGGAAGAAATCCTAGAGGAATTAAAAAATGAAATATTTAAGAAGATCAAACATATTCCATTTTTGGGGATTACTTTTCAAAAAAAGTATATTAATGTCGTTGGACCAACTGGTGTTGGAAAAACGACTACATTAGCAAAGCTAGCTGCTGAAATAAAATTAAAGCATAAAAAAAGCATTGCTTTTATAACAACCGATACGTACCGAATTGCCGCTATTGAACAGCTTAAAACATATGCCAATATTTTAAATGCCCCGGTGGAAGTTTGCTACAACATTAACGACTTTGTTAGAGCGAAAACCAAGCTTCATAGTTATGATATTGTCTTTATTGATACAGCAGGGCGCAATTTTATGGAAAAACAATATATTGATGATTTACAAGATGTGATTGACTTTAATGAAGAATTAGAAACTTATTTAATTTTTTCCTTAACAGCTAAATATGAGGATATGAAAAAAATATTTGAGCGTTTTTCTGCCATTCCTATTCATCAATTTATCTTTACAAAATATGATGAAACGTCGTCGCACGGGGCAATGTTAAATATGGTTCTTGAGTCTAATATTGGTGTTGGATATTTGACTGATGGCCAAAATGTTCCTGATGATATTCATCAAATCGATCAAAAATCATTTATCAATTATTTATTGAGGTAGATGAGTATATGGATCAAGCGGAACAGCTAAGAAAAAAAATAAAAAAGCTATACACACCGAAAGCGAAAACGGTAGCAGTCATAAGCGGAAAAGGCGGAGTCGGTAAATCGAATATTGTTTTAAATTTTTCGATCAATCTCGCAAAACGCAATAAACGTGTATTATTGATCGATTCTGATATTGGGATGGCCAATATCGATATATTGCTAGGAGAATCTTCTAGCTATACAATGGTCGATATTTTAGAAAAAAAATGGCCGATTCAACAAGCATTAAAAAAAGGGCCTTTTGGACTCTGTTATTTATCAGGGGGAACGACACTTTCCAATATTGTTCAATTAAGAGAGGATAGCTTTCAGCATTTTCTAAAGGAACTGGAAAAAATGGTCGCAACGTTTGATGAAATTTTGTTTGATATGGGAGCTGGTATTTCAAAAGAGAGTATGCGTTTTTTAATGGCGGTCGATGAAATTATCGTCGTCACAACGCCAGAGCCAACATCTATTATGGATGCTTATGCAGCGATCAAGCTTGTTCATCAATATGATTCCGACAAAACGATAAAATTAGTGGTTAATCGCTGCCAAAAGCGCACAGATGGACATCAGGCTTGGGAGCGCCTTAAGATGACAACGAAGCAATTTTTAGATTTAGATATCCATTTATTAGGATATATTCCTGAAGACAAGCATGTCCAACAATCTGTGATGAATCAAACTCCGATCGTGATGCAATTTCCGACTTCACCAGTTGCAAAAGCGCTGGAGGCAATGACGAAGGAATATTTAAATGTGCCTAATGATCATAAAGGCTTTATTCAAAGATTAAAAAACTTATTTTCGAAAGGCTGATCGAGCATTGGAAACAATAAAGGTATTAGTTATTGATGATTCAGCTTTTATGAGAAAACTTATTTCTGACTTTTTAAATGAGCATCCTCATATTGAAGTAATTGGAACAGCTAGAAATGGCGAGGAAGGCTTAGAAAAAATACACGCTTTGAAGCCAAATGTCGTGACACTTGATATCGAAATGCCAGTTTTAAACGGACTAGAAACATTAGAAAGGATCATGAAGCAATATCCTTTACCGGTCATTATGCTTTCAAGTCAGACAAAAGCGGGAACAGAGATTACCATTCGTTGTTTGCAAAAGGGAGCTTTTGATTTTATAGAAAAGCCTTCTGGCTCTATTTCATTAGATTTGTATAAAGTAAAAGAACAGTTAATCGAAAAGGTGATGCATGCATATCAAGCTCAACAAAAAGTGAAATTTCAACATCATAAGATCACTCCCAAAAATCAAATAGAAAATAGTATGGAACGAAAAAGGTCGCCGAATGAAAAAGTGATCGTCGCCATCGGAACTTCGACTGGGGGACCTAAAGCATTACACCAAGTCATTCCTTTTTTACGAAAACAACCACATGTTGTCTATTTTGTCGTTCAGCATATGCCACCTGGCTTTACCCACTCTCTTGCCGAACGCTTAAATGCTGTATCAGAACTTTTTGTCAAGGAAGCGGAGCAAGGTGAGAAGGTTCAACATGGTGTTGTTTATATTGCACCAGGTGGATATAATATGAAAATCGTTCAGAAAGGAAATGAACTTCAAATAGATATTGTTGATACGATGCAAAACGAAATTTATCGCCCTTCTGTGAATATACTATTTGAATCATTAAGTAAAATTAAAGGATATTCGAAAATAGCGGTAATTATGACAGGGATGGGAAGTGATGGTACAGCCGGCTTAAAGCTGTTAAAATCCGATGGAAATGTGACATCAATCGCACAATCAGAAGAAAGTTCCATTATTTTTGGGATGCCGAAAGCAGCGATTGCTGCAAATGTCATTGATTATATTGTCGATTTAAAAGATTTGGCTAAGACTATTAAATGTTTGATTTGATTACTATAAGGAGTGTTTCTTATATGGAAATGAACCAATATTTAGATATTTTTTTAGAAGAAAGCAAAGAGCATCTTCAAACGTGCAATGAAAAATTACTAGAGTTAGAGAAGAATCCTGATGATTTATCCATTGTTAATGAAATTTTCCGCTCAGCTCATACATTAAAAGGCATGAGTGCCACAATGGGCTTTGAAGACTTGGCCCATCTTACTCATAAAATGGAAAATGTTCTAGATGCATTAAGAAACAAAACGATTCGTGTAACACCGGAAATTGTGGATGCCTTGTTCTTGGCAATGGAAAGTTTGGAAGAGATGGTCGTATCCATTGAATCAGGTGGTGATGGAAAAAAAGATGTGTCTCACATTGTTCAAAAACTAGAAATGATTGAAAAAGGGGAAAAAATAGAGACATCGAACGATGAAAGCAGTGATGAGTCTTTCGGTCAACAAGAATATGATGAATATGAACAGACAATTATTAATCAATCAACAGAGCAAGGATTTCATGTGTACGAAATCACTGTTACTTTGCGTAGCGATTGTTTGTTGAAGGCAGCGCGAGCATTTATGGTATTTGAACTGCTCGAGCAAAATGGGGAAATTATTAAATCTTCTCCTTCTGTAGACTTGTTAGAAGAAGAAAAGTTCGACTATCAATTTATAGTTACTTATATTTCGAAAGAAGAAAAAGAAGAAATTAGAAAAAAAATATTAAAAGTATCAGAAATTGAAGCTGTCGACATTAAACCTCTATCTAATGAACAACCTATCAAAGCAGAGAAAAACAGTGTACAGGAAGTTGCAGCAACGGTTCAAGCAGTGGAAAAAGAGGCAGCTTCACGACAACCGAAGAAGGGGAAAGAAAAAAAATCAACGAAAACATGGCAATCAAAAGCATCAACGAAAACGATTCGTGTCAATATTGATCGTCTCGATATATTAATGAACTTATTTGAAGAGCTGGTCATTGATAAAGGCAGGCTCGAGCAAATTTCAAAAGACTTAAACCATGCGGAATTAAAAGAAACGGTAGAAAAAATGTCAAGAGTATCTGGTGATTTACAAAATATTATTTTAAATATGCGTATGATTCCGATTGAGACGGTTTTTAATCGTTTTCCGAGAATGGTTCGC
This window harbors:
- a CDS encoding flagellar biosynthesis protein FlhG (product_source=KO:K04562; cath_funfam=3.40.50.300; cog=COG0455; ko=KO:K04562; pfam=PF10609; superfamily=52540) — protein: MDQAEQLRKKIKKLYTPKAKTVAVISGKGGVGKSNIVLNFSINLAKRNKRVLLIDSDIGMANIDILLGESSSYTMVDILEKKWPIQQALKKGPFGLCYLSGGTTLSNIVQLREDSFQHFLKELEKMVATFDEILFDMGAGISKESMRFLMAVDEIIVVTTPEPTSIMDAYAAIKLVHQYDSDKTIKLVVNRCQKRTDGHQAWERLKMTTKQFLDLDIHLLGYIPEDKHVQQSVMNQTPIVMQFPTSPVAKALEAMTKEYLNVPNDHKGFIQRLKNLFSKG
- a CDS encoding flagellar biosynthetic protein FlhB (product_source=KO:K02401; cath_funfam=3.40.1690.10; cog=COG1377; ko=KO:K02401; pfam=PF01312; superfamily=160544,81464; tigrfam=TIGR00328; transmembrane_helix_parts=Inside_1_38,TMhelix_39_61,Outside_62_97,TMhelix_98_120,Inside_121_149,TMhelix_150_172,Outside_173_194,TMhelix_195_217,Inside_218_360), encoding MKRLKLDLQFFAGEKTEKATPRKRQEVRQKGQVAKSADVVTAATLFLMFLSFLFFGHSTLSEMLTLLHITYENYLLMELSEDNIHVLFESLTLKGFWIITPFMIVAIISSLIGNMIQVGFIFSTEPLKMKLNKINPIHGFQRIFSLRAIVELLKSMVKISFIGAVTFFVLWFRFDEILTLPNMSVEDAFLFLSKLTLQMGLFASGALLLLSIFDYLYQKYDFEKNIRMSKQDIKDEQKKMEGDPLIKSRIKQRQREIAMRRMMQDVPKADVVITNPTHYAVALKYDPKKMDAPYVLAKGTDFLAQKIKQIANQHDVVTVENRPLARSLYDQTEIGEAIPEQFFKAVAEIIAYVYRLKQKV
- a CDS encoding flagellar biosynthesis protein FlhF (product_source=KO:K02404; cath_funfam=3.30.30.80,3.40.50.300; cog=COG1419; ko=KO:K02404; pfam=PF00448; smart=SM00962; superfamily=158622,52540), encoding MIIKKYKAPTMQEAMKQIRVELGQDAVILNSKIVYSGGFFGLFKKKNVEVIAGVDEAVQSNAQKERQPSTLKDEMLPLFKEIKEMKQSIQSLQIEGEKLYPKELMLVDLQLKEAGFHSAIRSELMSSLMETYFLSRKNMTEEEILEELKNEIFKKIKHIPFLGITFQKKYINVVGPTGVGKTTTLAKLAAEIKLKHKKSIAFITTDTYRIAAIEQLKTYANILNAPVEVCYNINDFVRAKTKLHSYDIVFIDTAGRNFMEKQYIDDLQDVIDFNEELETYLIFSLTAKYEDMKKIFERFSAIPIHQFIFTKYDETSSHGAMLNMVLESNIGVGYLTDGQNVPDDIHQIDQKSFINYLLR
- a CDS encoding two-component system chemotaxis sensor kinase CheA (product_source=KO:K03407; cath_funfam=1.10.287.560,1.20.120.160,2.30.30.40,3.30.565.10; cog=COG0643; ko=KO:K03407; pfam=PF01584,PF01627,PF02518,PF02895,PF07194; smart=SM00073,SM00260,SM00387,SM01231; superfamily=47226,47384,50341,55052,55874) → MEMNQYLDIFLEESKEHLQTCNEKLLELEKNPDDLSIVNEIFRSAHTLKGMSATMGFEDLAHLTHKMENVLDALRNKTIRVTPEIVDALFLAMESLEEMVVSIESGGDGKKDVSHIVQKLEMIEKGEKIETSNDESSDESFGQQEYDEYEQTIINQSTEQGFHVYEITVTLRSDCLLKAARAFMVFELLEQNGEIIKSSPSVDLLEEEKFDYQFIVTYISKEEKEEIRKKILKVSEIEAVDIKPLSNEQPIKAEKNSVQEVAATVQAVEKEAASRQPKKGKEKKSTKTWQSKASTKTIRVNIDRLDILMNLFEELVIDKGRLEQISKDLNHAELKETVEKMSRVSGDLQNIILNMRMIPIETVFNRFPRMVRQLARDLNKQIELEIIGAETELDRTVIDEIGDPLVHLIRNAIDHGIETPEVRIQKGKDEQGKLILRAYHSGNHVFIEIEDDGAGINHKKILQKAIERGIITKEASETLTEKQIYELIFSSGFSTAEKISDVSGRGVGLDVVKNTIESLGGNITIDSEEGKGTLFSIQLPLTLSIISVMLVEIGDEKYGIPISSIIESLVVRKEDILHTHDYKVIDYRGTIVPLVFLEELFEVPTKSEEDHYSVVVVKKGDKMAGLVVDSFIGQQEIVLKSLGQYLTNVFAISGATILGDGQVALIIDCNALIK
- a CDS encoding two-component system chemotaxis response regulator CheB (product_source=KO:K03412; cath_funfam=3.40.50.180,3.40.50.2300; cog=COG2201; ko=KO:K03412; pfam=PF00072,PF01339; smart=SM00448; superfamily=52172,52738); this encodes METIKVLVIDDSAFMRKLISDFLNEHPHIEVIGTARNGEEGLEKIHALKPNVVTLDIEMPVLNGLETLERIMKQYPLPVIMLSSQTKAGTEITIRCLQKGAFDFIEKPSGSISLDLYKVKEQLIEKVMHAYQAQQKVKFQHHKITPKNQIENSMERKRSPNEKVIVAIGTSTGGPKALHQVIPFLRKQPHVVYFVVQHMPPGFTHSLAERLNAVSELFVKEAEQGEKVQHGVVYIAPGGYNMKIVQKGNELQIDIVDTMQNEIYRPSVNILFESLSKIKGYSKIAVIMTGMGSDGTAGLKLLKSDGNVTSIAQSEESSIIFGMPKAAIAANVIDYIVDLKDLAKTIKCLI
- a CDS encoding flagellar biosynthesis protein FlhA (product_source=KO:K02400; cath_funfam=1.20.1640.10; cog=COG1298; ko=KO:K02400; pfam=PF00771; superfamily=161025; tigrfam=TIGR01398; transmembrane_helix_parts=Inside_1_11,TMhelix_12_34,Outside_35_53,TMhelix_54_76,Inside_77_96,TMhelix_97_119,Outside_120_185,TMhelix_186_208,Inside_209_270,TMhelix_271_293,Outside_294_678), with the translated sequence MQARDLSVLISVILIVAMLIIPFPSWMLSLLIIINISLALLVLLTSMNMQEPLQFSIFPSLLLLLTLFRLGLNVSTTRSILSRGEAGKVVETFGTFVVGGNVLVGFVVFLILIIIQFIVITKGSERVSEVAARFTLDAMPGKQMSIDADLNAGIISEEEAKKRREKVAREADFYGAMDGASKFVKGDAIAGIVIVLINIIFGIIIGMIQQDLNLQEAASRYTLLTVGDGIVSQIPALLISTATGIVVTRAASDGNLGSDITKQLFAYPKMLLVAAITILLLGIVTPIGIVLTLPISVLLALLGYSFIQSQKVDDKEEDEINEEQEINEMKSPEQIMNLIELDPIEFEFGYGLIPLADANQGGDLLDRIVMIRRQIAIELGMVIPVVRIRDNIQLKPNEYRLKIKGNEVGRGELLLDHYLALGPGIEEDSIEGVDTKEPSFGLSAKWISEELKDQAEMFGYTVVDPPSVVSTHITELLKKHAHELLGRHETKQLVDHLKENYPILVEEVTPNPLSIGDIQKVLAKLLKEKVSIRNLPVIFETLADYGKLTTDTDLLTEYVRQALAKQITSQYTKEKEPLKVITLSGQVEKIIADGVHQTEHGNYLSLDPGQSQGIVESIAKNVEHLSMNDVNPVILCSPAVRMYVRQLIERYLPDVPVLSYNELEANVEVQSIGVVNIS